GCCGGGCGGCATCGGGTGGAGGACCCGCAAGGCAAGCTTCATTCCTATCCGCCCATGGATGACACGGCTGATTGAGCAAACAGGTTCTCCGAGAAGGCGATTTCCGGATTCCCTTTCTGCGCACTGGCAGAACTCCGAGTCCCTGCGCTTTGCGGGCCGGTCCGGCCGAAGCTAGGATCTTGCCATCGGAGACCGGCCCTGCCGCTCCGTGGCAATGGCGGCGGCGCACGCCCACCATATGGGCACGGGCGCTTCGGGAGGACATCATGGACAGGCCAATCGCACCCCGCGCTCCGGCGTGCCACGCCCGGCCCAGCTACACTCGTCGGGGACGCGCATGAAACGCCTCATCGTGCAGGGTCTCGATGGTTCCGGTCCGGGTCACTGGCAGCGGATCTGGCTGGAAGAGGATCCGGACGCCTTCGCTGTCGAGCAGGAAAGCTGGTCCGCGCCGACATTGAACGTCTGGCTCTCCCGGCTCGAGGCCGCGGTAAACGCGCATCCAAACTCGCTCATCGTGGCCCACAGTCTCGGAACGGTGCTGCTGGCCCATCTGGCGCGGAGACGGCCGGACCTCTCGGTCGCGGGCGCGCTTCTGGTAGCGCCGGCCGACGTCGATTGTCCCAACTGCGCGCCGGACCGGATTCGGGGCTTCGCCCCCCTCCCCGTCGAGCCGCTGCCGTTCCCCACCACTGTCGTCGCCAGCCGGAACGACCCCTACATGGCCTTCGAGAGGGCGCGTTTCCTCGCTGGGGCCTGGGGGGCCGATCTCGTCGATCTCGGCCGCGCCGGTCATATCAACGTGGCGAGCGGTTTCGGCCGCTGGCCGCGCGGCTACCGGCTGGCGGACGCACTGGAGCGCCGCTCGCGTCCCGCGCGCCCTGCCGCTCAGGAGGCCGGGCTCGGCGCCTGAGGGCGGCTGATCGTTTCCTCCGGGCGCTGCTCCATCCAGGTCAGCAGAGCGTCGAGTGCGGGGCAGAGCGACTGGCCCCACGCCGTCAGGCCATACTCCACCTTCGGCGGCACCTGCGGATGCACGATGCGCCGCACGATGCCGTCCTTCTCCATCTGGCGAAGCTGCTGGGCGAGCATCTTCTGCGACACGCCGGGAATCGCGCGCTCAAGATCGGAAAAGCGCAGGATCCGGCCGCCGAACAGGTGGAACAGGATGACGAGCTTCCAGCGCCCTTCCAGCATAGTGAAGGCATTCTCGACACCCTCGGCGGCAGACGCGGCCGTATAGTCCACCTTACCCACAAGTCAGTTCCTTACTTTTTCGTGCGTTCTTGTCATTCATTCCGGCGGGTAACACATTCCGCTCATGTTCGGGAGCGTCGTTCGTCTTCATGGACGTGATGACGTTTTCGCAGAACATGCCGCAAAGGATGAAACGAAATGTCGATGGA
The window above is part of the Pseudoxanthobacter soli DSM 19599 genome. Proteins encoded here:
- a CDS encoding RBBP9/YdeN family alpha/beta hydrolase → MKRLIVQGLDGSGPGHWQRIWLEEDPDAFAVEQESWSAPTLNVWLSRLEAAVNAHPNSLIVAHSLGTVLLAHLARRRPDLSVAGALLVAPADVDCPNCAPDRIRGFAPLPVEPLPFPTTVVASRNDPYMAFERARFLAGAWGADLVDLGRAGHINVASGFGRWPRGYRLADALERRSRPARPAAQEAGLGA
- a CDS encoding winged helix-turn-helix transcriptional regulator, producing MLEGRWKLVILFHLFGGRILRFSDLERAIPGVSQKMLAQQLRQMEKDGIVRRIVHPQVPPKVEYGLTAWGQSLCPALDALLTWMEQRPEETISRPQAPSPAS